A DNA window from Schistocerca americana isolate TAMUIC-IGC-003095 chromosome 4, iqSchAmer2.1, whole genome shotgun sequence contains the following coding sequences:
- the LOC124612561 gene encoding prefoldin subunit 2-like encodes MATTSDNAPKNKGKPSLTQDEVIQKFQTLRNEQRQLALKLSELEQDLHEHNLVLETLKTADPARRCYRLVSGVLCEMTVADVCPVVRNNSEQLTRLIATLKEQLVSKGRELVEHKERYNIRIRGAPDDRPPPGSEEEKQGTGAVGKEPSSVLVGGSSDAAIVN; translated from the coding sequence ATGGCGACTACCAGTGATAATGCTCCAAAGAATAAAGGGAAACCATCCCTAACACAAGATGAAGTGATACAGAAGTTCCAGACATTAAGAAATGAACAACGTCAACTTGCTTTGAAGCTATCTGAGCTGGAGCAGGATCTGCATGAACACAATCTAGTCTTGGAAACTCTGAAAACTGCAGACCCAGCTCGACGTTGCTATCGACTAGTGAGTGGAGTCCTTTGTGAGATGACCGTAGCTGATGTCTGTCCTGTTGTACGCAACAACAGTGAACAGCTGACACGTTTGATAGCAACACTTAAGGAACAACTGGTCTCTAAAGGACGTGAACTGGTTGAGCACAAAGAACGCTACAACATCCGTATACGTGGAGCACCTGATGACCGTCCACCTCCTGgttcagaagaagaaaaacaagGCACAGGAGCTGTGGGCAAAGAACCTTCTAGTGTTCTGGTTGGAGGTAGCAGTGATGCGGCCATTGTTAATTGA